One Methylophaga marina DNA window includes the following coding sequences:
- the mfd gene encoding transcription-repair coupling factor, with product MNHTQPNLLNPKLPSSNKEALYAGQLYGSAQGLLLAKAAQQHDGPLLVITDDMNSAHRLELEAKFFLGEDKRPVLHFPDWETLPYDTFSPHQDIVSERLETLHQLPDFKQGLLMVPIATLMQRIAPRAFLEGNTLILKTGDQFDIESWRLKLEKAGYRNVSQVMEHGEFTVRGAIIDLYPMGSKLPYRIDLFDDEIDTLRTFDPETQRSIDTIDNIQLLPAREFPMTEDGIQLFRQQFRRHFEGDPQRSFIYREISDGNVPGGIEFYLPLFFEKTNSLLDYLPDNTLIVSIADPHVCADRYWQEISERYRQHRVNPERPLLEPQHVFIPVEELFSSFKAYQRLHLQSFEHQDKAGHINYGSGMPPQLTMNARKDKPCEALQQFIGQFDGRILFAAESAGRRETLLDMLRQHDIKCQPVSNWDAFIQGDDNLAMTVAPLEQGLLLGNENLAVIAETQLFGQQVMQRRRRSRKKRDTDAIIRNLAELSIGDAVVHEDHGVGRYLGLQTLDIGDVTAEYVTLEYAKGDKLYVPVASLDLISRYSGAAPELAPLHKLGTGQWEKARKRAAEKARDVAAELLDIYARRAANKKQPMGMPDEDYAAFAAAFPFEPTPDQQDAIDAVIKDMLSEQPMDRLVCGDVGFGKTEVAMRAAFMAVHSGKQVMVLVPTTLLAQQHYENFKDRFADWPVKVEVLSRFQSKKSLDKVKAGISEGNADIIIGTHKLLQQDIDPKRLGLFILDEEHRFGVTQKEQIKKYRAHIDVLTLTATPIPRTLNMSISGIRDLSIIATAPARRLAIKTFVLQWDAEKIREGMLREIKRGGQVYFLHNKVEDIDRVAREIEAILPEAKVAVAHGQMRERELEQVMLDFYHQRFNVLVCTTIIETGIDVPTANTIFIDRADKLGLAQLYQIRGRVGRSHHRAYAYLITPPQKAMTKDAVKRLEAIESIEDLGAGFTLATHDMEIRGAGELLGDEQSGQMQEIGFNLYNELLERAVRALKSGKEPSLNQSDRHFVEIDLHVPALIPSDYLPDVHTRLVLYKRISAAADNEALHELQVEMIDRFGLLPDQVKTLFAVHELRFKAKQIGIRKIDVYDQGGRLLFEESPNVDPMTIINLIQKQPKKFKLDGQDKLRFVEDMPEADDRIVALDSLLDALLTKSA from the coding sequence GTGAATCATACTCAGCCTAATCTGCTCAATCCCAAGCTACCGTCATCTAATAAAGAAGCCCTTTATGCAGGCCAGCTTTATGGCAGCGCGCAAGGTCTTTTATTAGCGAAAGCAGCGCAGCAACATGATGGTCCGCTGCTGGTCATTACCGATGACATGAATAGCGCACATCGTCTGGAATTAGAAGCAAAATTTTTCTTAGGGGAAGACAAAAGGCCTGTTTTACATTTTCCAGATTGGGAAACGCTACCTTACGACACCTTTTCTCCGCATCAGGATATCGTTTCAGAACGATTAGAAACACTGCATCAGTTACCCGACTTTAAGCAAGGTCTGCTGATGGTGCCCATAGCGACATTGATGCAACGTATTGCGCCCCGTGCATTCCTCGAAGGCAACACGCTGATTCTGAAAACGGGCGATCAATTCGATATTGAAAGCTGGCGTTTAAAACTCGAAAAAGCAGGTTATCGTAACGTATCTCAAGTCATGGAGCATGGGGAATTTACGGTACGAGGTGCCATCATTGATTTGTATCCCATGGGGAGCAAACTCCCTTATCGTATAGATCTGTTTGATGATGAAATTGATACTCTAAGAACCTTTGATCCGGAAACACAGCGTTCGATAGATACTATCGATAACATTCAGCTATTGCCCGCACGTGAATTCCCGATGACCGAAGACGGTATTCAGTTATTTCGGCAACAATTCCGCCGGCATTTCGAGGGCGATCCCCAACGTAGTTTTATTTATCGTGAAATCAGTGATGGCAATGTGCCGGGAGGTATCGAGTTTTACCTGCCTTTATTTTTTGAAAAAACTAACAGCCTGCTCGACTACCTTCCGGATAACACCTTAATTGTTAGTATTGCAGACCCACATGTCTGTGCTGACCGATACTGGCAGGAAATCAGCGAGCGCTATCGTCAGCATCGTGTGAATCCAGAACGACCGCTGCTCGAGCCTCAACATGTATTCATTCCAGTTGAAGAATTATTCAGCTCTTTCAAGGCCTATCAACGTCTTCATTTGCAAAGCTTTGAGCATCAGGACAAAGCAGGTCATATCAATTATGGTTCAGGCATGCCGCCACAACTGACGATGAATGCGCGTAAGGACAAACCTTGTGAGGCGTTACAACAATTTATTGGTCAGTTCGATGGACGAATATTATTTGCCGCAGAGAGTGCCGGGCGTCGTGAAACATTACTGGATATGCTGCGACAGCACGATATCAAATGTCAGCCTGTCAGTAACTGGGATGCGTTTATCCAAGGTGATGACAATTTAGCCATGACCGTCGCTCCGCTTGAGCAAGGTTTATTGCTGGGTAATGAAAACCTGGCTGTTATTGCTGAAACACAGCTGTTTGGCCAGCAGGTCATGCAGCGTCGGCGGCGTAGTCGTAAAAAACGAGACACCGATGCCATTATCCGTAACCTTGCCGAACTCTCTATCGGTGATGCTGTTGTCCATGAAGATCATGGGGTGGGTCGGTACCTTGGTCTGCAAACATTGGATATTGGGGATGTCACCGCTGAGTATGTGACTTTGGAATATGCCAAAGGCGATAAGCTTTATGTACCTGTCGCTTCTCTAGATTTAATCAGTCGTTATTCTGGCGCGGCACCTGAATTAGCCCCATTACACAAACTTGGCACAGGTCAATGGGAAAAAGCCCGTAAACGTGCAGCAGAAAAAGCACGGGATGTGGCAGCAGAACTACTTGATATCTACGCTCGTCGTGCTGCGAATAAAAAACAGCCCATGGGTATGCCAGATGAAGACTATGCGGCTTTCGCTGCGGCCTTCCCTTTTGAGCCAACACCTGATCAACAAGATGCCATTGATGCCGTTATCAAAGACATGTTATCGGAACAGCCCATGGACAGACTGGTATGTGGTGACGTGGGCTTTGGCAAAACAGAAGTCGCTATGCGAGCCGCGTTTATGGCCGTACATTCCGGTAAACAGGTTATGGTGTTGGTACCCACTACCTTGCTTGCACAACAACATTATGAAAACTTTAAAGATCGCTTTGCTGACTGGCCGGTGAAAGTCGAAGTGTTATCGCGTTTCCAATCAAAAAAATCCTTGGACAAAGTCAAAGCTGGTATCAGTGAAGGTAACGCTGACATCATTATCGGTACTCACAAATTACTTCAGCAAGATATTGATCCTAAACGTCTTGGCCTGTTTATTCTGGATGAGGAACATCGGTTTGGTGTGACTCAGAAAGAGCAGATAAAAAAATACCGTGCTCATATAGACGTACTCACGCTGACAGCAACACCAATACCACGCACTTTAAATATGTCGATTTCCGGTATTCGTGATTTGTCGATTATTGCCACAGCACCGGCACGCCGCTTGGCGATAAAAACGTTTGTTTTACAGTGGGATGCAGAGAAAATTCGCGAAGGTATGCTGCGTGAAATCAAACGTGGTGGTCAGGTTTATTTCCTTCACAACAAAGTCGAAGATATCGATCGCGTCGCCCGTGAAATTGAAGCCATTCTGCCAGAGGCCAAAGTGGCCGTCGCCCATGGACAAATGCGTGAGCGTGAGCTGGAACAGGTCATGCTCGACTTTTATCATCAACGCTTTAATGTGTTGGTTTGTACCACCATCATCGAAACGGGCATTGACGTCCCAACCGCCAATACTATTTTTATCGATCGTGCAGATAAGCTTGGTCTGGCTCAGTTGTACCAAATCCGTGGCCGTGTTGGTCGTTCACATCATCGGGCCTATGCTTATCTCATCACACCGCCACAAAAAGCCATGACGAAAGACGCGGTGAAACGTCTGGAAGCCATCGAGTCTATTGAAGACTTAGGCGCAGGCTTTACTCTAGCAACTCATGATATGGAAATCCGCGGGGCTGGCGAGTTATTAGGTGACGAGCAAAGCGGCCAGATGCAGGAAATTGGTTTTAATCTGTACAACGAGTTATTAGAACGTGCTGTCAGAGCATTGAAATCGGGTAAAGAACCCAGTCTGAATCAATCAGACCGCCACTTTGTTGAAATCGATTTACACGTTCCTGCTCTTATTCCTTCTGACTATTTACCTGATGTGCATACACGTTTGGTTTTGTATAAACGTATCTCTGCAGCGGCTGATAATGAGGCATTGCATGAGCTACAGGTCGAAATGATTGATCGTTTTGGCTTGTTACCGGATCAGGTCAAAACCTTGTTTGCTGTTCATGAGCTTCGTTTTAAAGCGAAACAAATTGGTATTCGAAAAATTGATGTCTATGACCAAGGCGGGCGTTTATTATTTGAAGAGTCGCCCAATGTGGATCCGATGACTATTATTAATCTCATTCAAAAACAGCCTAAAAAATTCAAATTAGATGGTCAGGACAAATTGCGCTTTGTTGAAGACATGCCAGAAGCTGATGATCGCATTGTTGCTCTCGATAGCTTATTAGATGCCTTATTGACTAAAAGCGCATGA
- a CDS encoding SIMPL domain-containing protein: protein MSSVNKSSSLILGVALFLGLSTLGWFLSNAAIEYKEYERTVTVKGLAEQEFTADIVIWPIQFTLASNNLQGLYNDVDSNTNTIISFLTQQGIKRDDVTISAPAITDKSAQQYGGNQRAEFRYTAVQTVTVYSEAIDTVREVMGQLSELGKQGIVLTGNNYAAQPEYLFTRLNSIKPQMIEEATRKAREVAEKFAQDSDSTLGKIRKARQGQFSISSRDNNNPQIKKVRVVSTIEYYLSD, encoded by the coding sequence ATGTCATCGGTCAATAAAAGCAGTAGTCTGATTCTTGGTGTCGCTTTATTTCTCGGTCTTAGTACCCTGGGTTGGTTTCTATCTAATGCTGCAATCGAATATAAAGAATACGAACGAACAGTTACAGTAAAAGGGCTAGCTGAACAAGAGTTCACTGCAGATATCGTCATCTGGCCAATCCAGTTCACTCTGGCAAGTAATAATTTACAAGGCTTATACAATGATGTTGATAGCAATACCAACACCATTATTTCGTTTCTGACCCAACAAGGTATAAAACGTGATGATGTCACCATCAGCGCGCCAGCCATCACCGACAAATCTGCACAGCAATATGGTGGCAATCAACGTGCTGAATTTCGATATACGGCTGTACAGACCGTCACTGTATATTCAGAGGCCATTGACACCGTCAGAGAAGTGATGGGGCAACTCTCTGAACTTGGCAAGCAAGGCATTGTGTTAACTGGCAATAATTACGCGGCTCAACCAGAGTATTTATTTACACGTCTTAATTCAATTAAGCCTCAGATGATTGAAGAAGCGACACGTAAAGCCCGAGAAGTGGCAGAAAAATTTGCTCAAGACTCAGACAGCACCTTGGGTAAAATTCGTAAGGCGCGCCAAGGCCAATTCAGCATCAGTTCACGCGACAACAATAATCCACAAATAAAAAAGGTACGCGTTGTTTCTACCATAGAGTATTACTTATCTGATTAA
- a CDS encoding PA0069 family radical SAM protein, translating to MSEHNKRHKGRGSVNNIDGRFNEFQRTEVDDGWFHSEVSPLSTEVSEETPRKIISRNQSPDLPFQQTINPYRGCEHGCIYCYARPTHAYLGLSPGLDFETKLTVKPNAADLLRHELMAKNYQCSILSLGANTDPYQPIERDHKITRQIFKVMLEFSHPVNIVTKSSMIERDIDILKQLAEKQLVHVQLSITTLDKTLARKLEPRASSPQRRLQTISTLKGNGIPVSVLIAPVIPVLTDTELEAIIDASAKAGASNIDYIFVRLPREVSPLFNDWLHSHYPDKAEHVMNRIKDSRNGKTNDPRFGFRLEGQGFYADMIKKRFNVAVKKYPKNQSSLVLRTDLFHKPSKQMDLF from the coding sequence ATGTCAGAACACAATAAACGACACAAGGGCCGTGGCTCAGTAAATAACATCGATGGTCGTTTTAATGAGTTTCAACGCACTGAGGTTGATGATGGCTGGTTTCATAGTGAAGTCAGTCCTCTTTCGACAGAGGTAAGTGAAGAAACACCTCGTAAAATTATCAGTCGAAACCAATCACCTGATCTACCATTTCAGCAAACGATTAACCCTTACCGTGGCTGTGAGCATGGCTGCATTTATTGTTACGCCAGACCTACCCACGCTTATCTGGGATTGTCTCCAGGCCTGGATTTTGAAACAAAACTCACGGTAAAACCCAACGCTGCTGACTTACTTCGGCATGAGTTAATGGCAAAGAATTACCAGTGCTCAATACTATCTCTTGGCGCTAACACTGATCCTTATCAGCCAATAGAACGTGATCATAAAATCACACGACAGATATTCAAGGTGATGCTCGAATTTAGCCATCCAGTTAATATTGTCACAAAGTCATCTATGATAGAACGTGATATCGACATACTTAAACAACTTGCAGAAAAACAACTGGTACATGTGCAATTGTCTATCACGACCTTGGATAAAACACTTGCCAGAAAACTTGAGCCAAGAGCCAGCAGTCCACAAAGACGCCTGCAAACGATTAGCACATTAAAGGGTAATGGCATCCCTGTTTCTGTTCTGATTGCCCCTGTCATTCCTGTTCTTACAGATACAGAGTTAGAAGCGATTATTGATGCTTCTGCAAAAGCAGGCGCTAGCAATATTGACTATATTTTTGTGAGATTACCAAGAGAAGTCAGCCCCCTCTTCAATGATTGGTTACACAGTCATTATCCAGATAAGGCTGAACATGTCATGAATCGCATTAAAGACTCCAGGAATGGCAAAACCAATGACCCACGATTTGGTTTTAGACTTGAAGGTCAGGGGTTCTATGCAGATATGATCAAAAAACGATTCAACGTCGCGGTCAAGAAATACCCCAAAAACCAATCTTCATTGGTTCTACGAACCGACTTATTTCACAAACCATCAAAGCAAATGGATTTGTTTTAG
- a CDS encoding Gfo/Idh/MocA family protein — MAEKQLRWGILGAARVNEKLLPAIVEAANAKLVAIASRRPGAAAEVLQKLAPEQTEVETLDDPEALLSHSQIDAIYLPMSNEEHAEWALKAINHGKHVLIEKPMALTVADIDAIEAAAKANNVTVMEGFMYIFHPQHDYVKQLIDDGKIGDVRTMKTAFAFPMKPARLYRINRDINDGGGAMWDIGPYAIHTARLWFDNEPVAAMAMAKLNDSGADVSLSGVFDFTDGKFAHFEMSFEHARRSEYEIIGTKGGIKCHTVWQPETEEATISWWNDEEEQTVSIPKANHFNLEIEHFSECILQNKAPKLTMTDARNNCAAICAALASVRQSKKVDID; from the coding sequence ATGGCTGAAAAACAATTACGCTGGGGAATTTTAGGTGCTGCTCGTGTAAACGAAAAATTACTGCCCGCTATTGTTGAAGCAGCTAATGCGAAATTGGTCGCCATTGCTAGTCGTCGTCCTGGTGCTGCAGCAGAAGTTTTGCAAAAACTAGCGCCAGAACAAACTGAGGTAGAGACTTTGGACGATCCTGAAGCACTGCTTTCTCATTCACAGATCGATGCTATCTATTTACCCATGTCGAATGAAGAGCATGCGGAATGGGCTTTGAAAGCCATAAACCACGGTAAACACGTGTTGATTGAAAAACCGATGGCACTAACGGTGGCGGATATTGATGCGATTGAAGCAGCTGCGAAAGCAAACAATGTCACGGTGATGGAGGGCTTTATGTATATCTTCCATCCCCAACATGATTATGTAAAACAGTTGATTGATGATGGCAAGATTGGTGATGTGCGCACGATGAAAACGGCGTTTGCCTTTCCAATGAAACCCGCTCGACTGTATAGGATCAATCGCGATATAAACGATGGTGGTGGCGCCATGTGGGATATTGGTCCTTATGCTATTCATACAGCAAGACTATGGTTTGATAACGAGCCTGTTGCAGCCATGGCGATGGCCAAGCTCAATGACAGTGGAGCGGATGTCAGCTTGAGTGGTGTATTTGATTTTACGGATGGTAAGTTTGCTCATTTTGAAATGAGTTTTGAGCATGCCAGACGCAGCGAGTATGAAATCATCGGGACTAAAGGCGGTATTAAATGTCATACCGTTTGGCAACCGGAAACGGAAGAGGCCACAATTAGCTGGTGGAATGATGAGGAAGAACAAACCGTCTCTATTCCAAAGGCCAATCATTTCAATCTGGAAATAGAGCATTTCTCTGAGTGCATACTGCAAAATAAGGCTCCCAAGCTCACGATGACAGATGCAAGAAATAATTGTGCTGCTATTTGTGCTGCTCTGGCTTCAGTCCGACAATCAAAAAAAGTTGATATTGATTGA
- a CDS encoding PEP-CTERM sorting domain-containing protein — protein MKKTLQNLLLGGFILGAISTTAMAAPQPVDLSSWKANGNGNWVLQSGNNAVQQGINGTPTVFHNNKNSQGTALSGQITVKTTADDDYIGFVLGYNNNDLTNSSADYLLIDWKQGDQTYYGAGQKGLAISQVRDVLGDNSGAWSHDPSKNVTELARATNLGDTGWLDNTTYDFDITFTSSLVEVFVNGIKELSITGAFSNGAFGFYNYSQQSVLYAGIEEVDVPSAVPVPGALLMFAPALLGFIGLRRKAK, from the coding sequence ATGAAAAAAACGTTACAAAACCTTCTCTTGGGTGGCTTCATTCTTGGAGCAATATCCACAACAGCTATGGCTGCACCTCAGCCCGTTGATTTGTCTTCATGGAAGGCAAATGGTAACGGTAACTGGGTATTACAGTCGGGTAATAATGCTGTTCAACAAGGAATCAACGGTACTCCAACCGTCTTTCACAACAATAAAAATAGCCAGGGCACGGCATTATCAGGTCAGATAACAGTAAAGACGACTGCTGACGATGATTATATCGGGTTTGTCTTAGGTTATAACAATAACGATCTAACCAACTCATCTGCTGATTATTTACTCATCGACTGGAAACAAGGAGATCAGACCTATTACGGTGCTGGTCAAAAAGGACTGGCCATCTCACAGGTCAGGGACGTATTGGGTGATAACTCTGGTGCTTGGTCTCATGATCCAAGCAAAAATGTGACCGAATTAGCCCGTGCAACTAACTTGGGCGATACAGGTTGGCTGGATAATACAACATATGACTTTGATATTACCTTTACATCCTCTTTAGTTGAAGTCTTTGTCAATGGTATAAAAGAGTTAAGTATTACTGGTGCATTCAGTAATGGGGCTTTCGGTTTTTATAACTACAGCCAGCAAAGTGTGCTTTATGCTGGAATTGAAGAAGTTGATGTACCATCTGCAGTTCCTGTTCCTGGTGCATTATTAATGTTTGCTCCTGCTCTGTTAGGCTTTATCGGCCTGCGCCGTAAAGCGAAATAA
- a CDS encoding peroxiredoxin: MTIEVGQKIPAATLSECVDFSASSGCPVNPQPQNVQSLTEGKTIVLFGVPGAFTPLCSEEHLPGFIRLADDIKAAGADEIWCMAVNDAFVMGAWGRQVNNEGKVRMLADGSAELTKAMGLDRDLTAGGMGVRCYRFACILKDGEVTYIGVEGSGEFGKSKAETILEELKKG, from the coding sequence ATGACAATCGAAGTTGGACAGAAAATTCCCGCGGCGACACTCTCAGAATGTGTAGACTTTTCAGCAAGCAGTGGCTGCCCTGTTAACCCTCAACCACAAAATGTGCAATCACTCACAGAAGGCAAAACCATCGTTCTTTTTGGTGTACCTGGTGCATTTACTCCGCTTTGCTCTGAGGAGCATTTACCTGGTTTTATACGCCTTGCAGATGACATCAAAGCAGCAGGAGCAGATGAAATCTGGTGTATGGCCGTGAATGATGCCTTTGTCATGGGGGCGTGGGGTAGACAAGTCAACAATGAAGGTAAAGTTAGAATGTTGGCTGATGGTAGTGCTGAACTGACCAAGGCTATGGGCTTAGACCGTGACTTAACGGCCGGTGGCATGGGCGTACGCTGCTATCGTTTTGCCTGCATTCTGAAAGATGGCGAAGTGACATATATTGGTGTTGAAGGCTCGGGTGAGTTTGGTAAATCCAAAGCAGAAACCATTCTGGAAGAACTCAAAAAAGGCTAA
- a CDS encoding inactive transglutaminase family protein, with protein MTSRKAFYLIVGLLIVTGLGLTLHRHYTFDIPWLPGEQRQTWSIEAKVEFDAQDKEVLASLAIPGTQPGFTQLSQQTASPGYGLSYTKRENGGQRAEWSIRQATGEQALYYKVDMLLDPYAVPPEPSQPPALKVSIEKEPYATSANQLLDRAQERSSTPYTLARELIQEFKNQSQNAELLAQLKPQTQWIVQLLQQAGVPARQVHALFLEDGRRRQELVTYIQVFDDSDYQLFNPETGEQGRPENVLLWEYHSGPVLELIGGTNSHVTFSMIQQELPFGVALNQKFADEALINFSLYTLPLEEQALFKGILLIPVGVLVVVLMRILVGLKTSGTFMPVLIALAFIQTSLVTGLVGFLLIVGTGLLIRSYLSYLNLLLVARISAVIIMVIGIIAIFSILAYKLGLTEGMKVTFFPMIILAWTIERMSVLWEEEGPHQVVIQGGGSLLVAVLAYLAMNNELIRHLTFNFLGIQLILMGLVLMAGNYTGYRLLELKRFKPLTEDHL; from the coding sequence ATGACATCTCGTAAAGCATTTTATCTGATAGTGGGCTTACTGATTGTCACAGGCCTGGGATTAACCTTACATAGACATTACACCTTTGATATTCCCTGGCTTCCGGGAGAGCAGCGTCAAACCTGGTCTATCGAAGCCAAGGTTGAGTTTGATGCTCAAGATAAAGAAGTGCTGGCATCACTTGCCATACCTGGAACACAACCCGGCTTTACGCAACTAAGCCAACAAACTGCCAGCCCCGGCTATGGCTTGTCTTACACTAAACGTGAAAACGGCGGTCAGCGCGCCGAATGGTCAATCCGGCAAGCTACAGGCGAACAAGCCCTCTATTACAAAGTGGATATGTTGTTAGACCCTTACGCTGTTCCGCCAGAACCCAGCCAGCCACCGGCGTTAAAAGTCAGCATAGAAAAAGAGCCTTACGCGACATCCGCTAATCAACTCCTTGATCGAGCACAAGAGCGTTCCTCCACGCCATACACTCTTGCTAGAGAATTGATTCAGGAGTTTAAAAATCAATCACAAAACGCTGAACTCTTAGCTCAGTTGAAACCGCAAACGCAGTGGATTGTTCAATTACTGCAACAAGCTGGTGTACCTGCTCGCCAAGTACATGCACTATTTCTTGAAGACGGTCGTCGCAGACAAGAGTTAGTCACCTATATTCAGGTATTTGATGACAGTGACTATCAATTGTTCAACCCGGAAACAGGTGAGCAAGGCAGGCCTGAAAATGTCTTACTCTGGGAATATCATTCAGGACCCGTTCTTGAACTGATTGGCGGAACCAATTCACACGTCACTTTCTCTATGATTCAGCAAGAGCTCCCGTTTGGTGTCGCCTTGAATCAGAAGTTTGCTGATGAAGCTTTGATAAATTTTTCACTCTATACCCTACCACTTGAGGAACAAGCACTGTTTAAAGGTATTTTATTAATACCTGTTGGTGTTTTAGTGGTTGTCTTAATGCGAATTCTGGTGGGCTTAAAGACATCCGGTACGTTTATGCCGGTTTTGATTGCCTTGGCCTTTATTCAAACAAGTCTTGTAACGGGCTTAGTCGGTTTCTTACTGATCGTGGGTACAGGCTTGTTGATTCGCTCTTATCTTTCCTATCTCAACCTGCTGCTCGTCGCCCGAATATCCGCGGTTATCATCATGGTGATAGGTATCATTGCGATATTCTCCATTCTTGCCTATAAGCTTGGCTTAACAGAAGGTATGAAAGTGACGTTCTTCCCGATGATCATTCTGGCATGGACCATTGAACGGATGTCAGTTTTATGGGAAGAAGAAGGTCCACATCAGGTAGTTATTCAAGGTGGAGGCTCTTTGTTAGTAGCTGTACTAGCCTACTTAGCAATGAATAACGAATTAATTCGTCATTTGACCTTCAATTTCCTCGGCATCCAGCTGATTTTAATGGGACTGGTATTGATGGCAGGTAATTACACCGGTTATCGCTTGCTCGAATTAAAACGCTTTAAACCTTTAACCGAGGATCACCTATGA
- a CDS encoding methyltransferase domain-containing protein, whose amino-acid sequence MTIQHDRNFDDLFDRFESKIYETVKGEWRLRLLKEDLARFVAASPMTVWDAGCGQGQISLWLAEHAHQLTLCDLSEKMLNTAKTHFEQANIKATFYHESAQSLAKQLPQFDLVLCHAVLEWLSEPLASLKTIMDKVRPGGYLSLLFYNRNAMVYSNVLKGGWRLPPYLMIVTLVKVIN is encoded by the coding sequence ATGACCATTCAACACGATCGTAATTTCGATGACTTATTCGATAGGTTTGAAAGTAAAATCTACGAAACCGTTAAAGGCGAATGGCGGTTACGTTTATTAAAAGAAGACCTGGCAAGGTTCGTTGCCGCATCGCCCATGACTGTGTGGGATGCAGGCTGTGGCCAGGGGCAAATCAGTCTCTGGCTGGCAGAGCATGCTCACCAACTGACGCTGTGTGATCTGTCAGAAAAGATGCTTAATACGGCTAAAACTCATTTTGAACAGGCCAATATCAAAGCCACGTTTTATCATGAGTCAGCACAAAGTCTCGCTAAACAGCTACCACAATTTGATTTAGTGTTGTGTCATGCTGTGCTGGAGTGGTTAAGCGAACCACTTGCATCGCTCAAGACAATCATGGACAAAGTCAGGCCTGGTGGCTATTTATCCCTGCTGTTCTACAACAGAAATGCCATGGTCTACAGCAATGTTTTAAAAGGCGGCTGGAGATTACCCCCATACTTAATGATAGTTACATTGGTAAAGGTAATAAATTAA
- a CDS encoding ATP-dependent zinc protease family protein, whose amino-acid sequence MSKLLVLIASSTVFLSACIQQGPQTPPVSSTELAQSLQETESRLIQQIQQQCESLNKQETVQADELQKISKAQRQFDGRFDVIEGKLDTVIVKQHKGDAAPPLCPKPAAVNTNNIGNKLVVGKTEWLWIEAINRVYEARVDTGATTSSISALDITPFEKDGKNWVRFRLAPDDGDDSFEIEAPLVRYVKIRQASTDTLDKRPVASLTVRLGKMTEVAEFTLNDRTHMTYPILLGREFLRDVAVVDVAKDNNQPKPEIVKNQPQAPSVSKSKKK is encoded by the coding sequence ATGTCTAAACTATTAGTTCTGATTGCTTCTTCTACTGTATTTTTAAGCGCCTGTATTCAACAGGGTCCACAAACACCTCCTGTCTCATCTACTGAGTTAGCTCAATCTCTGCAAGAGACCGAATCTCGCCTCATTCAACAAATTCAGCAGCAATGTGAAAGTTTGAACAAGCAAGAGACAGTACAAGCTGATGAACTGCAAAAGATCAGTAAAGCACAACGTCAGTTTGATGGACGTTTTGATGTGATTGAAGGCAAACTGGATACTGTCATCGTCAAACAACACAAAGGTGATGCTGCTCCCCCACTTTGCCCCAAACCTGCTGCGGTAAATACAAACAATATCGGTAATAAACTAGTAGTCGGTAAAACAGAATGGCTGTGGATTGAGGCTATCAATCGTGTTTACGAGGCTCGTGTCGATACCGGCGCTACCACATCATCTATCAGTGCGCTGGATATCACTCCCTTTGAGAAAGATGGCAAGAACTGGGTACGTTTCCGTTTAGCACCAGATGATGGTGACGATAGCTTTGAAATTGAAGCTCCCTTAGTGCGTTACGTCAAAATCCGTCAGGCCTCGACAGATACACTCGACAAACGTCCAGTAGCCTCACTAACTGTACGCTTGGGTAAGATGACCGAAGTAGCTGAATTTACATTAAATGACCGCACCCATATGACCTACCCTATCCTGTTGGGACGTGAGTTCTTACGTGATGTAGCTGTGGTAGATGTGGCAAAAGACAATAATCAACCCAAACCTGAAATTGTTAAAAACCAGCCGCAAGCACCTTCAGTCAGTAAAAGTAAGAAAAAATAA